The sequence GCAGGTCCTCTCGGTGGTCTTCGCCTCGGAGACGGCGCGTGCGCTCGGCACGGAGCGCGTGCGAGTCGTCGACGGCCGCATCCACCCGGACTGGCGCGCGGGAGCACACGACATCGGCGTGCTCATCCTGGCCGAGGACGCACCCGTCCCGCCGATGCCGCTTCACCTCGCCTCACTGCCCGCGGACTTCGTGGGACGCACGACGCGCGTGGTGGGCTTCGGCCTGGACGAGGACGGCCGGACAGGCCTGCGCAGAAGCGGCACCGCGCGCGTGACGGCGACAGACGCGGGCACCTTCTCCATCGAAGCCGCCCCCGCCATGTCGTGCGGAGGTGACAGCGGAGGCCCCTCCATCCTCGACATCGACGACACCGAGCTCGTGATCGGCGTCACCGCGTTCGGAGACCTCGCCTGTACGACGGGCACCAACACCCGCGTCGACGCCCATGCCGACTTCCTCCATGCGGTGATGGAAGAGACCGCCCGCGCTCCACCCACGAGGCCACGGCTCGATGCCGCGGTGGACACCTGCACGGTGCCCTGTGAGGCCCACGCGGACTGCCCGCTGGGAATGGCCTGTGTCGTCCAGCCCGGAGGAGGGCGGAGCTGCGCGGTGGCGGGCCTGGAGGCCGGCCGCTTCGGAGCCCTCTGCTCCGGGCCAGACGGAGCGCACCCGTGCGTGAAGGCCGGAGACACCTGCCGCCTGTGGCAACCCTGTGACGAGGCGCCGGGAGGAGGCTGCGCCGCGGGCGGCAACGCCGGAGCCCAGACTTGCGCTACGCTCCTTGCGCTGGCCAGCCTGCTGGCTCGCCGTTACTCCGAGTCGCTCTCGCGTTCCCAGGAAGTGAAAAGTGCGGAGAGGTAGGTGTAGGTCGCAACCTTTCTTCGCCGTCCGCGATAACTCGTCTGCAGCCTCTTTCTCGCCGCCCCCAGCGAAGGCACTCCCATGAAGCTCAACCGGAAGCCTCCCTCTTCCCCCCGAGCGGAGACCCCCTCTTCTCCGAAGTCGCCCGCCCCGTCGCGGACGAATTCGACGAACTCGGTCTCCTCGCCGTCCGCGTCCAAGCCCAAGCCGGCGCGTCAGGATGACTTCGACACCGGGGCTCCGCGTACGCGCTCGCGCCGTCCGTCCAACGCCAGCACCGAGCAGGTGAGCGGCCCGGAGGGGAGCGGCGCGAAGAAGCCCACCTCCAACGCGGAAGTCCGCCAGTGGTACCTGGACAAGGTGGGGACCATCCCCGAGCTCGACAAGAAGTGGGCCGCCGAGGGCGTCTCCCTGGAGGAGCGGGCGAAGCGGGCCGTCTCCATCCGTCACGAGGCCCGGCTCGAGGCCCGGAAGATGATGAGCAGCCCGCTGGAACTCGCGATGCTGCGGGCTCGGGACTTCTTCAAGTACGGTAATATCAACGGTCCGTCCTTCGACAGCCTGGTGAAGAAGGCCGAGGCCAAGGGCCTCCGTGGCGACGACGTCTTCAAGGAGCTCATTGGCAGCTCGAACCGGACCAACCAGACGGTGAACCAGCACCTCCTCGGAGAGACGAGGCCGACATCATGACTGCCGATGAGCTGATGACCCGCAAGCTGAGCTGGTCGAAGGTCAGCGACCCGGAGCACCCCTTCCGCGCCCAGGTGGACGGGCACACGCTCACCATCCGCCTGAATGACTTCCCCGAGGAGCCCATGTACTCGCTCCTCATCGACGGCAAGGACGCCAGCGACTTCGACGACTGGCCGAAAATCTGGAGCCGTCCGAGCTAGTCGCCAGGCCCCGGGCGCGAGCCGAACATCTCGCGCAGCAGGGCCCAGGTGTGGCGCGGTCCCCGGAACAGGGTGACGCCCACGAGCCCGCCGAGGATGAAGACGGGGGGGCCCAGGAGGCCCCCCAGCACGACGCCAGCGAGCAGCCCGCCGAGGCCCGGCAAGAGGCCCGCGGGGAAGCCCAGCGTCGCGCCCACCACGCCGCCCACCAGCGCGCCTCCCAGGATGATGGGTTCGATGAGGTTCATCGGCTCGTCACTCCAGTGCGATTCACGTTCTCCGGGCGTCCCGCGCTGTTAATCATCCGGCGCATGGACGTGCCGTCGCCAGCCGTGCAGCAGCCCGTGCCCCTCTCCGTGCAGCGCCGCGTGCGGGGGCTCGTCTTCATCACCGTCTTCCTGGACCTGGTGGGCTTCGGGCTCATCATCCCGCTGCTGCCCTTCTACGTGGAGTCCATGGGCGGCACGGCGACGACGGCGGGCGTGCTGCTCGCGCTCTTCTCCTCCGCGCAGCTCGTGGCCACGCCGCTGCTCGGACGGCTGTCGGACCGCGTGGGCCGGCGCCCCGTCATCCTGCTGAGCCTGCTGGGCAATGCCGTCTCCATGGCGCTCTTCGCGTACGCCACCCACGTGCACCTGCTGCCCGTGCTCTTCACCTCGCGGCTGTTGGCGGGCGCCACCGCGGGCAACCTCGCCGCGTGTCAGGCCGCCGTGGCGGACGTGACGGACCCGGAGTCGCGCGCGGCGGGCCTCGGCCGCGTGGGCGCCGGCATCGGTCTGGGCATGGTGCTGGGCCCCGTCATCGGCAGCCAGCTCCACGCCTGGTGGGGCGAGTGGGCGCCACCCACGGCCGCGGCGGTGCTCGCGGCGGCGGCCATGCTGGGCGTCTTCTTCCTCTTCCCCGAGACACACCCCGACCACGGCCCGGCGAAAGCGCGCGGCACGCCGGGCCGGAAGAAGGTGCGGCTGGCCGTGGCGCTGGCGCAGCCGGGCATCGCGCCCATGCTCGCGCTCTTCTTCCTCACCTTCGTCGGCATGACCAACCTGCAGGTCTCCCTCGGCCTGCTGGCCCAGGCGCGCTTCGCCTGGAGCGAGCGCGAGGTGGGGCGCCTCTTCGCGCTGATGGGGTTGATGACCTTCGTGCTCCAGGCCTTCGCCATCGGCTGGCTGACGCGCAAGATTCGCGGCTTCACGCTCGTGCTGGCGGGCGCCACGCTGATGGGCGCGGGCCTCGCGTGCATCGCCGCCGCGTCCCACCCGGCCATGCTGGTCGTCGCCATGGTGCTGGTGGGGACGGGCATGGGCATGCTCCAGCCGGTGCTCGCCAGCCTGGCGTCGGCGCTGGCGGGGCCTGACTTGCAGGGCGGCGTGCTCGGCATCGCCCAGTCGGCGGGAGGGCTGGCGCGCGTGGTGGGGCCCGTGTGGAGCGGCTTCCTCTACTCGGCGGTGGCCCCGGGCGCGCCCTTCGTGAGCGGCGTCGTCGCCTCCGTGCTGTCGCTGCTGGTGGCCGGGGCGCTGCGCCACCGCTTCCCGGAAGCGCGCCCGCCTCCTGTCCCCGCGAAGGCCTGAGTCCCCTCCGCCCCCGACGCGCGGCGCCAGGAATGACGCACCTCGCGTCACGGCGACGCGTGTCATGTCAGACATTGAACTGTCTGTATTTCAGTGCGCGCACAAACCTTCATGTGTGGCCCTGGAAACCTTCAGTGCCCTGGCATCAAAGACAATCAACGCCTGTTTTCTGGCCAGGAAGTGCACAAGGTTCAGCGTCTGGGCGTTAATAGAGACATCACCCCTGAGTAGGAGACTCCATGAGCAACTCGCGAGGCAGGGTGGTTCTCATCACCGGCGCATCCTCTGGAATCGGGCAGGCCTGCGCGGAGTTGCTGGGCGCGAATGGCCACAGGGTGTACGGCACCAGCCGCCGGCCCGCTCCCGACGGTACGCACTACAAGATGCTGGAGATGGACGTCACACGGGACGACTCCGTCCAGCGCGCGGTGGACGCGGTGCTGGCGGCGGAGGGCCGCATCGACGTGGTGGTGAACAACGCGGGCTTCGTCATGGCGGGCGCGGTGGAGGACGTCTCCATCGACGAGGCGCGGCGCCAGTTGGACACCAACTTCTTCGGCGTGCTGCGCGTGTGCAAGGCGGTGCTGCCGTCCATGCGCGAGCACCAGGCCGGCCTCATCATCAACATCAGCTCGCTGGCCGGCGAGGCGGGCCTTCCCTTCCAGGGGCTCTACAGCGCCAGCAAGTTCGCGCTGGAGGGGCTCACGGAGAGCCTGCGCCAGGAGGTGGCGCCCTTCGGAATCGAGGCCACGCTGGTGCAGCCCGGCGACGTGCGCACGCGCGTCCGGGAGAACCGCGAGAAGGCGAGCCAGTCCGGCCCGGGCTCCGCGTACCGCGAGGCCTTCATGAAGGTGCTCCAGGCGGTGGAGGCGGAGGAGGGCGAGGGCATCGCCCCCGTGGCCGTGGCCGAGAAGGTGCTGGCGCTGACGGAGAAGCGGCGCGTGCGCGTGCGCTACACCGTGGGCCACCTGTCCCAGCGCGCCGCGCTGATGGCCAAGACGCTGCTGCCCTCGCGGACCTTCGAGCAGATGGTGATGTCGCTCTACGGCCTGTCACGGCGCTGACTTCCCGGCGCCGACCTGCCCCCGGGCCGGGGACTCGTGCTCACCGGCACGGGTCCGTCACGCCTGGAGGGTGATGGCTGGTGCTCGCGCCCGAGACCACCTTCCCGCCCCTCGGGAGGATTCATGGCGCGAGCAGACGTGGTGCGCGGGATGGGTGTCATCCTGCTGCTGGGAGCCTTTGGTTGCGGTGGCTACGAGGCGGATGAGCCGGAAGCGGACGGGGCGCGGCTCAGGGCGTCGTCCTACGCATTGGACGACGGCGGAGAGAAGAAGGGAAAGAAGCCCTGTCAGCCTACGGCGGGTGGGCCCTACTGGGTGAAGGAGGGGGAGACCCTCGAGGTGAAGCTGTCGTGCGCCACCGGCGAGCACGTCAAGGGCGACAAGTTCCACATGGACCACCTGCCGCGCGGCGCCCACTACGACAAGAAGACGGCGACGCTGGAATGGACTCCGGCGCTGAACCAGGCGGCGGTGTACACGCTCGAAATCCGCGGCCCCGACAAGGAGGAGGGGTCGGTGAAGATTGGCGTGGCGGACAACTGGGAGGACCCCGACAACGTCCCCGTCGTCGACGTCAGCCGCTACACGGAGGAGTACGGGCTCCCCGTCTTCCACATCCAGGGCGCGGGCGCGATGAACCCCGACGCGCACGTGCCCATCACCGTCACGTACCGCGGCCACGAGTACGCCGCCGAGGGCAAGCTGCGCGGCAGCAGCTCGCTGGCCTTCCCCAAGAACAGCTACACCGTGAAGTTCAGCGACACGGACCCGTTCAACGAGCCGGAGAAGGGCGGCGGCTTCACCGGCAAGCGCTCGCTGGTGCTCATCAACACCTTCAACGACAACTCGTACGTGCGCGCGCGGCTCGGCTTCGAGCTGTGGAACCACCTCTCGCCGCAGGCCATCCAAATCCAGACGTTCAGCGCGGTGGTGTTCCTCGACGGCGCCTACCACGGCCTCTACACGGTGGTGGACCACGTCAACAAGAACCTGATGGCCGCGCAGGGGCTGAGCCGCAACGGCAACCTCTACAAGGCGGACACCGGCGGCGCGAACTTCAAGCTGGTGGACGCCAACGGCCAGCCCAAGCCCTCTCCGCACGCGGGCTTCGAGAAGCAGGACGGCAAGCCCGAGCAGGGCCAGCCCGGCGCGTTCGATGACCTGGACGCGATTGTCACCTTCGTCGCCACCGCCAGTGACGAGGAGTTCCGCACGCAGGGGCCCCAGCGCATCAACCTGCGCGACTACGAGGACTGGTGGGCCTTCGTCACGCTGCTGGTGGCCATCGACTCGGACATCAAGAACGCGTACCACTACCACGACCCGCAGGGCGGCCCGTGGCGCTACATCCCCTGGGACTTGGACGGCACCTTCGGGCAGACGTGGAAGACGCAGCGCCTGCGCCCCACCGCGGCGCTCGACACCGGCGCGGAGAACGGCATGTTCGGCCGCATCCTCGGGGAGCCCACCCTCGCCGGCCCCCTGCGCGCGCGCCTCAAGGCCGCGCTCTACGCCGAGCTGAACCCGCCGCTCCTGAGCGCGCGGCTGGATGAGTTGGTCCAGGAAGTGGGCCCGAGCGCGCGCCGCGACGAGCTCCGCTGGGGCGAGCAGTACCGCTCCTTCCCCCTCTGGTCCTTCCGCACCGACTACACGACCTTCGACCAGGAGGTGGAGTACCTGCGCCAGTGGGTTGTCCTCCGCTGGGCGTTCCTCGACTCGAGTCTCGCCCTCGCGCCCTGAGCACCTCGGCGCCTGTCGCCGCCGCAGCCGAGCGGCACGCGGGTGCTGCCCTCCTACCGCCAGCGGACGACGGAGGGCAGCACCATGCCCAGCGCGAGCAGGGTGATGGCCAGCCACAGCGATGAGCGGCCATTGATGGCATGGATGAGGGCGAGCAGGAGCG comes from Pyxidicoccus parkwaysis and encodes:
- a CDS encoding MFS transporter — encoded protein: MRFTFSGRPALLIIRRMDVPSPAVQQPVPLSVQRRVRGLVFITVFLDLVGFGLIIPLLPFYVESMGGTATTAGVLLALFSSAQLVATPLLGRLSDRVGRRPVILLSLLGNAVSMALFAYATHVHLLPVLFTSRLLAGATAGNLAACQAAVADVTDPESRAAGLGRVGAGIGLGMVLGPVIGSQLHAWWGEWAPPTAAAVLAAAAMLGVFFLFPETHPDHGPAKARGTPGRKKVRLAVALAQPGIAPMLALFFLTFVGMTNLQVSLGLLAQARFAWSEREVGRLFALMGLMTFVLQAFAIGWLTRKIRGFTLVLAGATLMGAGLACIAAASHPAMLVVAMVLVGTGMGMLQPVLASLASALAGPDLQGGVLGIAQSAGGLARVVGPVWSGFLYSAVAPGAPFVSGVVASVLSLLVAGALRHRFPEARPPPVPAKA
- a CDS encoding CotH kinase family protein, coding for MARADVVRGMGVILLLGAFGCGGYEADEPEADGARLRASSYALDDGGEKKGKKPCQPTAGGPYWVKEGETLEVKLSCATGEHVKGDKFHMDHLPRGAHYDKKTATLEWTPALNQAAVYTLEIRGPDKEEGSVKIGVADNWEDPDNVPVVDVSRYTEEYGLPVFHIQGAGAMNPDAHVPITVTYRGHEYAAEGKLRGSSSLAFPKNSYTVKFSDTDPFNEPEKGGGFTGKRSLVLINTFNDNSYVRARLGFELWNHLSPQAIQIQTFSAVVFLDGAYHGLYTVVDHVNKNLMAAQGLSRNGNLYKADTGGANFKLVDANGQPKPSPHAGFEKQDGKPEQGQPGAFDDLDAIVTFVATASDEEFRTQGPQRINLRDYEDWWAFVTLLVAIDSDIKNAYHYHDPQGGPWRYIPWDLDGTFGQTWKTQRLRPTAALDTGAENGMFGRILGEPTLAGPLRARLKAALYAELNPPLLSARLDELVQEVGPSARRDELRWGEQYRSFPLWSFRTDYTTFDQEVEYLRQWVVLRWAFLDSSLALAP
- a CDS encoding SDR family oxidoreductase; amino-acid sequence: MSNSRGRVVLITGASSGIGQACAELLGANGHRVYGTSRRPAPDGTHYKMLEMDVTRDDSVQRAVDAVLAAEGRIDVVVNNAGFVMAGAVEDVSIDEARRQLDTNFFGVLRVCKAVLPSMREHQAGLIINISSLAGEAGLPFQGLYSASKFALEGLTESLRQEVAPFGIEATLVQPGDVRTRVRENREKASQSGPGSAYREAFMKVLQAVEAEEGEGIAPVAVAEKVLALTEKRRVRVRYTVGHLSQRAALMAKTLLPSRTFEQMVMSLYGLSRR
- a CDS encoding S1 family peptidase, translating into MKPVGFLLVLVLTAAGACDSSRAPVSAPASVRQSVVGGAPEPGYPAVGAIVPVSPICGEPDAEAPVLCTGTLVAPRVVLTAAHCVENTDAPQVLSVVFASETARALGTERVRVVDGRIHPDWRAGAHDIGVLILAEDAPVPPMPLHLASLPADFVGRTTRVVGFGLDEDGRTGLRRSGTARVTATDAGTFSIEAAPAMSCGGDSGGPSILDIDDTELVIGVTAFGDLACTTGTNTRVDAHADFLHAVMEETARAPPTRPRLDAAVDTCTVPCEAHADCPLGMACVVQPGGGRSCAVAGLEAGRFGALCSGPDGAHPCVKAGDTCRLWQPCDEAPGGGCAAGGNAGAQTCATLLALASLLARRYSESLSRSQEVKSAER